In Ptiloglossa arizonensis isolate GNS036 chromosome 6, iyPtiAriz1_principal, whole genome shotgun sequence, the DNA window AAAGGATACAATTGTTGATGGTCTATTAAGCGAAATCGTggtattcattttttcgttctttttctttacgAAACAATTGCTTTTCCATTCTATTCAGATTTTATcgatcaaattatttttaacggtcTTTTTGGATTTAAAAGTTACGTAAAGCTtcagaatgaaaaataaaaaattctacgcTTTATCCAATTGACTTTTCCTACTAGCTTTTCTGTTCATCCTTTCATGTACAATGATCCTTCGAGTAACTTGGAAATCTTGCCAAGTTGAAGAAACTTAATCCTTGTTTATTTTCTGCACACTTTATCGACcgagtaaatatattttaattctttgaaatttgaatatttctgaaTTAAATGGCAGCAAATAATTATAACGGAACGGTTCAGTTTGCTTTTTTACATGTTCGTTTATCAAGTTTGATTAAATCTAACGGTAAAAGTAGATCAATTTCTCGTATGAAGTGAAAATACGAAACATCGATTTGCGTGACGGGTCGTCTTGCGATGATGATACGCATCAAAATTGCTACGAACCGGGTCGCCACTGTCGCTTTTGTTGGAGATCCAGTGATGGTAGAACCACCTTTTTAAAACCAGTTGACGAGATGTTACGTCAGTTAGTTGGTAGCCGTTGCCATTGGATGCACGACGTTATTGCCAGTGTCGGTTATGCGGGGACTCTGAAATTGTGTTCTTTTTTCCGTTATTCAAACCCTACGCTGAATCATGCTCAACACCGACGAATATTACTTCACAGTGCTTCGGTTTGTGAAGGAAGCTGGCTCGGTAAGTGTCAGTTTCTTTAATAAAATCGACGATAGGAAGCGAGCAAGTGTTTGGAGTATAAGTTATTCTTGGCTGATAGCGGGTCACGTTTATCGATTTTGCACGCAAATACGAATTTCAATCAAGTTCTTACCGAGTACGAATATCTTTTTTGTATGCACTTTGAGCTACGTACCTTTTTGTCACGTTACCTTGTGCAATGTTAATACATAATTATTCGGTCATGAATTTCAACAATTGTTTTGAAATAGTTCGTTTCAACGTGATTCAATTTTACTACAATCTTGATCGATATGATATTATGATAGATTAACAATGTGATTTATTGACTAATCACGTACATACGAGTATATAATCGTCATGCTTTCTTGAGGTAAATAGATAATGATGTTAACGTGTCAATGTGAACAGGCATTCGTTTGGCTTCCAAAAAGTGGATTCATAGAGTTGGAAAAAATGACATCTCTGACAGGTTTACATTGTAACGGTTGACAAtgcttttataatttataacctataatgttaATGAGTCTGCATTATAAACAAATTACCCGATAATTATGTTACAACGCATGTACaattcaaattttcacaactttCTGTTCTTTTGATCAAATAAATCGAAACTCTTTAAATCGAAAACTTGAAGTGATATTTAATTAcagatgaaaatgaaaaattcgtcattatcgtttaattttcatttttaatttttactggCAGAACACCTGATAATAACGGTTTGTTCATTCGTAAGGTTATCCTAGGCATCCGAGTTAATTCAAtaatttcgtttatttaaatatctcATAATGGGTAACAAAAATATGAAAgagataatttataataattgattcCTATCATTGGTTCTTATACATTAGTACGAATATGTAATCAACATATGTTTTAACTCATGTTTATTACATTATTGATACTAACTTCTTTGTATGAAGATATGTAACAATTTACGTGTAGAAgatacgaaattaaaaaaataattgatttaaATTGTAACGTTTGCAGATTGTCAGGGGGAAAATTAATCAGCCTAAGAATGCGATGGTAAAATCGTGCGAAGTCGATCTTGTTACCGAATGGGATCAGAAGGTCGAGAAATTATTAGTCGATGGTATATCTTCAAAATTTCCAGACCACAAGTATGTCTTGTAACTCATAATATTTAGATaaacgtattgtttccctatcgCTAACAGTTAAACAACATCATCGTCGGTTACAAACGACCTATATTACAGATAATTTCAATACATgttgaaattttcttaaaaatacatTAGATAGTGTCGAcaaatattgaacatttttttttatttaacaagtATTAACTATTGATTTGACGGATgttgaaaatgtatttaaatgtaTATCAATCACACTtcagaaattttacgaaaaaataattaGGTACAATAATTACTTTCATTGGTATATTTTCACATCTAAATTTATCAGGTGTTTTTTATATAAGTTGTTCGTATAATTTTCCATATATATCGTTCGATGTAGTCTCAATATAATTGATTTAATGTACAGTTCTTGATTGAAGCTTAAAGCGCGATATATCCGAGAGAATATTATTTAGTTATGTCCATCGAAATCTTCGATAGGTCCATCTCATTTAAGTTCATTACTGCGTGTTTGGAACAAAccatttgaggtaagaacggcCATAAAGGGACTTGTAATGCGATTGAATGGAATTTTCCATTCGTGCAACAGTTCTGAAACTGTTGAaacatattattaatatttgaaaaaaaatttcatgtCAAAGAACAACGATTTTATtgatcgaaaaaaagaaaattaatatttagaattgaaatttttgcatTATATGGATCGATcattttcgaatattaattttactattaatttcatttcttaATTGCCATTACTACATCTGTTAGAAGCTCTAGAATAGAGTTTTTAACAATAACGAAATATATCTTTTCAGATTTATCGGTGAGGAAGAAAGTTCATTGGGGAAAAAGGTCGAACTAACGGACGCGCCAACATGGATCATCGATCCGATCGACGGCACGATGAATTTCGTGCACGGTTTACCGTACACTTGCATATCGATTGCGTTATTGATTAACAAAACCACGGAAATCGGAGTCGTTTACAACCCAATTTTGGAGCAACTATTTACTGCCCGTAAAGGCCAGGGTGCATTTTTGAACGGAGTTCCCATTTTGGTTTCCGAAGTGACCGGTAAATTAAACTTTGCGCTTTTGTGTAATTAAGGAATCATGTTTCCGAAGTATTTTAGAGAAGATTACATACTTTACCAATCGCCTTAATAATTAGACTTTACCACTTTGTATATTAAAGAACTTACCGAATGACAAAAGTATTTAAATCCGCGgtgttttaattatttcgagctcTATATTGGATTTTTATCATCTCTTTACAGAGAGTTCTTTCAGAAATGTAACTAGCTTTGTTTCtttgcagaattgcgcaaagctCTTGTTATGATGGAAATGGGCACAAGCAGGGATCctgagaaaatgaaaattgtattagagaatgcaaacaatcttACTTCAAAAGTTCATGGGTAAAGCGTTTCGTGTTgtcttttcaatttaattttattaaattctgatTTATGATCTATTTCATTTAACCATTGTCTTACGATTTCTGTTCGAGagacatttatttttctattttcttttcttcttttctttagaATACGAGCTTTGGGATCTGCAGCTTTAAATATGTGCATGGTCGCTCTAGGTGGAGCGGACGTTTCATTTGAATACGGTATTCACGCTTGGGATGTTGCAGCCGGAGATATTATTGTACGAGAAGCCGGTGGTGTGTGCATAGATCCAGCGGGTAATTTATTTTACTATAATTTAATACAGTTTTCAAAGCCATTACTTATTTCGAAGATGATCGATTAGTTTTAGAACAATGTTACTAAcagtattaattttgtttaatattatatattgaacataaaatattatttcgtttcgataattaattattcaGATTCAATGGATTTACTTTTCCTTAGTACGTACGTTATGATTTTAGGTGGTCCATTTGATGTCATGAGCAGAAGAGTTTTGTGTGCATCAACAATGGACTTGGCTCAAGAATTGGCCAAAATATTGATTCAGTATTACCCCGAACGCgactgaaaatttttaaatagtatataaaaaaataacaaaaaaattcaaaaatcattaattaaaaatcaagGCGATTCTGTATGTATCAACCCTGTAAATGTTTaaagaatgtaaaatttctattatgTACTTTGTTCTTTCTTGTGTCAACCCGTAATTTTAATTGTAACATGTAGATTACGACAATTTTGGTGCTTTTTACAGGCTTTAAGGTTTATAAATTGAAACAATACGTACGAGTGTTTAAAGAATATACTTATATTTTACACAAACGTTGGAAACAAAGGTGACAATATATCCAAGAgatgtattataaatttaaatttaatataaattacatattcgTGGTACAGAAAATCGGTAACAATGTTTAATATTGACAGCAGGGATATTATATGGCTGTAAATGTAATTTGCTCTTTATTACTTGATACAGAATACTGTATTAAAATATAACGTGAAATAAACATATTTATTCCACAATGCATATGTGTAATTTATTCCGATCATTATATCCGTTTTACACATTTCAGATTACATGTCACATTATAGTACTTTTTCTTTTACTCTAAAACTCGCTGATTGtatcataattattttcaaagattttGGCATTTAGCGATCTGAAAACTGAAGGCCATAAACATTAGTATTATGTTATCTTTAATATTACCTATATATGGACATATACACATGTATATGCAATactaaagtattttaaaaattcaatgtgGTAATTTGTAACTCTCACGCATATGTATGTACCTTACCTGTTCACATACTTACGATCTCattaatttcaacgaaattttaAGACAAACCTTCCTGCtgatacaaatttaattaaatattcggCGATCCTTTCTGCGATAGGCACCATTTTAAAACAGTTGTCAAGCTGCAGCTGCGACGATCTCACCCGATTTTCTTCATCATTCCTTTCCACCAACTGATTTCATCATCTCTTCCATTGCCTCCCCTCCTCACAGGGAGGGCTACAAGTGAAACATTACCAAATTGCCAATTAGAAAAGTATAGATTAATCTAAGATTCTGTGTATGCATTTTATTTCTGTATTGAAATGTGCCCGAAACATCTATTTCCCCCCCGTTATTGTCTCAATATAATAAAGTTTTTTCTCAATTCTTACAATCATTGAAAGACAAGCTCAAGTATTAAAGTGTtctatgtaaaatattaatataagaaTGAAATTCTAATATATATCTTTTCATTGCCTTTATGAatataattttgcaattttatatTAGAAATGATATATGACGATCTAAATGCGaatgaataaaattgtatcTGCCCCCAAGAAGAGCAGACCAAGAATGATCGTTATAACGACTTGATTTTGTTTACGATGCAATTATGGCAGGTTCTGATTGTCTATATTGGTCGTTTAATGAGAAACGGATATACTAAATATCCCATAAGGCAGTCCCCCAAGAATACCTTGCAACGGGATCGGCGTTAAAAGCCCACAAAGGTCCACTCGCGCTTAACGATGCTTTGAATCGAAGACTCATCTGAAACATAAGCAGCCTCGTACAATATTGCCAGGTAAAAATGTATACCATGAACCATTCAAACAGCATTGACGTTCTGTTGTATCTTACTTAAATGAACAAcgcaatattaaataaaaagaaaaaagaaaatttacgaaGCTACGACACGAAATCGTATGCCACAGACATATCTGTTAAaacaaaagtataaattttaagaTAAGAAATACGATGACTATTAATATGTTAATATCGagtgttaaacaatttttgtttatataaatataatgcaATATCCACTGGTAAATATTTGCAACTCCTATTTCTCAgtgtaaatatatacattattattttcTCATATTTCTTTACAttgattttctaaataaatgcAAAGTCAGATGTAAAAATGATAATCCGTGATATTAACGGTCAAACAGTAAATAATTGTTAACATATCAACTTATTTTACAGTACTTCCTAAAACACACGTTGTCTACCTATTATATCTCGTTACTAAATAAGAAACAgattacaatttcttttttatatattatttatagatTGAAATACGTCTACGGTACGTGCTTCTACTTGCACGAGCAGCGCGCGTTTAaagactgaaagtataaaatacaGGGCTCGTTTCTCATTCTGTTAAGCATGTGTCGTTTTATTTCAGTAACCTACTTACtatacaatttgttttcttcttcattAGTACAAGACTCCTTGTTTTACTAGAATTTCAATGCCGTGCGCGCGCGTCGCCGGCActgaagaagaacaagaaactGTTCGTGAATGGGTACGATCATCAGATTCGTAAGTTTCACAATTTCACAAACACGGGATCCCCTTGTCGCGAACGTAAACGCATTATcaataatgatttatgatataataatttatacgagATATTATTATTCGTAAAGAACtcgcgcttcttttttttttttttaaatcgaaagatgaagaaaaagaaaaatactatgTACCACCATTATGCTAAGTATCGATGGCCAGTGCTGAAAGAGGCGGTCACTTTTCCCAGTTCATATCGTCCACGGAAGAGAATACGATTACCACGTAATTCAGCGAGCCTCTTCTTCTAGCGTCATCGTTGATTTATTACTTATCGCTGCTGTGcacagagaaagagaagaaataaaccaaatcTAAGCGAAACTCGTATTCAAAAATTTACACGCAAAAAAGATTTTTACGCCCTGATACACTACATTGTTCTGAGCCGTACAAATATGTCGCTTTATGCGTTGGTAAATGCATCGGTGAACTCCAATGTTTATTCATCATTCGTATTGgttattaattaatataaaaatattgcacTCTATTGACCTGCAATAGTTATCATTCATTAAATAATACAGTTCAGATTGATAGAGTACAACGTCATGCGTGTGAttgaaataatttgtttccctcgtgtatatgtatatttccaAATGTTTTCTCGTTATTACTTAGAAGGAGCGAGTGAAACGTGAAATTTTGCACCGCCTCTTTCTGCTAAAACGGATACAGGACACAGTCAATATAAGGAGACACCGCCTTATGTTAGTATGTTTTATAGTATACAACGAATCGTTAGCGGTGCCATTTCAAAC includes these proteins:
- the LOC143147997 gene encoding inositol monophosphatase 1 — protein: MLNTDEYYFTVLRFVKEAGSIVRGKINQPKNAMVKSCEVDLVTEWDQKVEKLLVDGISSKFPDHKFIGEEESSLGKKVELTDAPTWIIDPIDGTMNFVHGLPYTCISIALLINKTTEIGVVYNPILEQLFTARKGQGAFLNGVPILVSEVTELRKALVMMEMGTSRDPEKMKIVLENANNLTSKVHGIRALGSAALNMCMVALGGADVSFEYGIHAWDVAAGDIIVREAGGVCIDPAGGPFDVMSRRVLCASTMDLAQELAKILIQYYPERD